A window of the Pungitius pungitius chromosome 3, fPunPun2.1, whole genome shotgun sequence genome harbors these coding sequences:
- the hnrnpul1 gene encoding heterogeneous nuclear ribonucleoprotein U-like protein 1, whose protein sequence is MSVDVKKLKVNELKEELQRRGLDTKGRKPDLVERLIAAQEADAQGDALDQVEQEDGFPEDLQENADDGDGEDEQEQHAEVAEDFGVGDNDSAEVEGDDVEGNDVEGDEGDGGEAEGGEAEGGEGDDDEGDGGEGDNADVEDGGVGGGGIVAPQEDDEGRDSGGYYEDEEADGEPYESRPPPSDSGHSMPGVSVDFNTHKSNVSEDETKSVLEPVEPAEKEENKLEVKVEVKMEDDPGADEDTQQDSHGTENQGSQDGERQAEEIKVEADRSGHHSRKRPYEESRSYNYYEHREEKRSRTPQPPAEDEEENIDDTLVTIDTYNCDLHFKVSRDRYSGYPLTIEGFAYLWAGARATHGVTKGRVFYEMKINEEIPVKHLPGSEPDPHVVRIGWSLNHCSTQLGEEAFSFGYGGTGKKSADCKFADFGEKFGENDVIGCYIDFDSGDEVELGFTKNGVSLGVAFRTTKEELAGRALFPHVLVKNCAVEFNFGQRAQPYFAPPEGYTFIHDLGMEDKIRGTKGPAVKSDCEILMMVGLPACGKTTWAIKYAETNPEKKYNILGTNAIMDKMKVMGLRRQKNYSGRWDVLIQQATQCLNRLIEIAARKRRNYILDQTNVYGSARRRKMRPFEGFQRKAIVICPTDEDLKERTLKQTNEQGKDVPDHAVLEMKANFTLPETCDFLEGVTFAELQQDEAETLLKQYNEEGRKAGPPPDKRYDNRQGGFRGRGGGSFQRYDNREGSRGGYQNRSGDGGGGYRGAGYNRGSYNQNRWGGSSSYRDGGSDSRGSYNRSQPSGGSYNRPASYNKGAYSQGYSQSYGQGYNPSSYNQSYYGSYSQYPGYSQSYSQTPTTAQTYNHHQQQPQQQQPQQQPQQQPQQQQPPQQQPQQQSYNQQYQQYAQQWQQYYQNQNQWNQYYSQYGGYPGQGSQGSSGSQ, encoded by the exons ATGAGTGTTGACGTGAAGAAACTGAAAGTCAACGAACTGAAAGAGGAGCTCCAGCGCCGCGGCCTGGACACCAAAGGCCGGAAGCCGGACCTGGTGGAGAGGCTGATAGCCGCTCAGGAGGCTGACGCGCAGGGTGATGCCTTAGACCAGGTGGAGCAGGAAGATGGATTCCCAGAGGACCTCCAAGAAAATGCAGAtgatggtgatggagaggaTGAACAAGAGCAGC ATGCCGAAGTAGCTGAGGACTTTGGTGTGGGAGACAATGATAGCGCTGAAGTTGAAGGCGATGACGTTGAAGGCAATGACGTTGAAGGCGATGAAGGGGATGGTGGTGAAGCTGAAGGCGGTGAAGCTGAAGGCGGTGAAGGTGATGACGATGAAGGCGATGGCGGCGAAGGCGATAATGCTGATGTTGAAGacggtggtgttggtggtggtggaatTGTTGCCCCACAAGAAGATGATGAAGGTCGAGATTCAGGTGGTTACTATGAGGACGAGGAGGCAGATGGCGAGCCGTATGAGAGTCGTCCTCCCCCTTCAGACTCGGGTCACAGCATGCCTGGTGTCTCAGTAgatttcaacacacacaaatcaaacgTGTCAGAGGACGAGACCAAGTCTGTGTTGGAGCCTGTGGAGCCAGcggagaaagaggagaacaaACTAG AAGTTAAAGTGGAGGTCAAAATGGAAGACGACCCTGGAGCCGATGAGGACACACAGCAGGATAGTCATGGGACAGAGAATCAGGGTAGCCAAGATGGCGAACGTCAGGCCGAGGAAATCAAAGTGGAAGCCGATAGAAGTGGACACCACAGCCGCAAGAGACCATATGAGGAGAGCAGGAGCTACAACTACTATGAGCACCGCGAGGAGAAGAG ATCCCGCACACCACAGCCCCCGgctgaagatgaggaagaaaaCATAGATGACACTCTGGTTACAATCGATACCT ACAACTGTGATCTGCACTTCAAAGTGTCACGAGATCGCTACAGTGGTTACCCACTGACCATCGAAGGCTTTGCCTACCTGTGGGCTGGAGCCAGAGCCACACATGGCGTCACAAAGGGCCGTGTGTTTTATGAGATGAAG ATCAACGAGGAGATTCCAGTAAAGCATCTGCCCGGTAGTGAGCCCGACCCCCACGTTGTCCGAATTGGATGGTCTCTCAACCACTGCAGCACTCAGCTGG GCGAGGAAGCCTTTTCCTTTGGATACGGAGGAACAGGAAAGAAATCCGCTGATTGTAAGTTTGCAGACTTTGGAGAGAAGTTTGGTGAAAACGACGTCATCGGCTGTTACATT GACTTTGACAGTGGTGATGAGGTGGAGCTGGGCTTCACCAAGAATGGAGTGTCACTGGGCGTGGCTTTCCGCACCACCAAGGAGGAGCTGGCAGGCCGAGCTCTGTTTCCTCACGTCCTGGTCAAGAACTGCGCCGTTGAGTTCAACTTTGGGCAGAGGGCGCAGCCGTACTTCGCCCCACCAGAGGGATACACCTTCATCCACGATCTTGGCATGGAGGACAAGATCAGAGGCACAAAGGGACCGGCCGTGAAATCTGATTGCGAG ATCTTGATGATGGTTGGTCTGCCAGCCTGCGGAAAGACCACTTGGGCCATAAAGTATGCAGAGACTAACCCTGAGAAGAAGTACAACATCCTGGGCACAAACGCCATCATGGACAAGATGAAG GTCATGGGATTGCGGCGCCAGAAAAACTACTCTGGCCGCTGGGATGTTCTGATCCAGCAGGCCACCCAGTGTCTGAACCGGCTGATCGAGATTGCGGCCCGCAAGAGACGCAACTACATCCTAGATCAG ACAAATGTATATGGATCAGCAAGGAGACGAAAAATGCGTCCTTTTGAAGGTTTTCAACGCAAGGCTATTGTAATTTGTCCCACGGACGAGGATTTAAAAGAACGAACATTAAAGCAAACCAATGAGCAGGGGAAGGATGTGCCCGATCATGCTGTTTTAGAAATGAAAG CCAACTTTACTCTCCCTGAGACTTGTGACTTCCTGGAGGGGGTGACGTTCGCTGAGCTGCAGCAAGACGAGGCCGAAACTCTGCTGAAGCAGTACAATGAGGAGGGCCGCAAGGCCGGCCCGCCCCCGGACAAACGCTATGACAACCGGCAGGGCGGGTTCCGTGGCCGCGGCGGCGGTAGCTTCCAGCGCTATGACAACCGCGAAGGATCCCGCGGCGGCTACCAGAACCGCAGCGGTGATGGAGGCGGTGGGTACAGAGGAG CGGGCTACAATCGTGGCAGCTACAACCAGAACCGCtggggcggcagcagcagctaccGTGACGGAGGCTCTGACTCACGCGGCAGCTATAACCGCAGCCAGCCGTCAGGAGGAAGCTACAATCGCCCGGCCTCTTACAACAAGGGAGCATACAGCCAG GGCTACAGCCAGAGCTACGGTCAAGGCTACAACCCGAGCAGCTACAACCAGAGTTACTACGGCAGCTACAGTCAGTACCCCGGATACAGCCAAAGCTACAGCCAGACACCGACCACTGCACAGACGTACAACCACCACCAGCAAcaaccgcagcagcagcagccgcagcagcagccgcaacaacaaccgcagcagcagcagccgccacagcagcagccacaaCAGCAGAGCTACAACCAGCAATATCAGCAG TATGctcagcagtggcagcagtactaccagaaccagaaccagtgGAACCAGTATTACAGCCAGTACGGCGGCTACCCTGGACAGGGCAGCCAAGGCTCATCTGGTTCCCAGTAG
- the opa3 gene encoding optic atrophy 3 protein homolog: protein MVVGAFPIAKLLYLGVRQMSKPVANRIKAGARRSEFFKTYVCLPPAQIYHWIEMRTKMRIMGFRGSTIKPLNEEAAAELGAELLGEAIIFIIGGGCMVLEYSRQATNSRRKEEEQTETIISLQTQIGELALTTETLDAQLREINRLLLSLPAPTKK, encoded by the exons ATGGTTGTCGGTGCCTTCCCGATCGCCAAGCTCCTCTACCTCGGAGTGAGGCAGATGAGCAAACCTGTGGCGAACCGAATAAAGGCAGGAGCCCGTAGAAGCGAGTTTTTTAAGACGTACGTCTGTCTTCCGCCCGCACAGA TATACCACTGGATTGAGATGAGAACAAAGATGCGGATCATGGGCTTTCGGGGCTCCACCATCAAGCCCCTGAATGAGGAAGCTGCTGCGGAGCTGGGTGCCGAGTTGCTGGGAGAGGCAATCATCTTTATTATTGGTGGTGGATGTATGGTGCTGGAGTACAGCAGGCAGGCCACTAACTCTCGCCGCAAAGAAGAGGAGCAGACCGAGACCATCATAAGCCTACAGACTCAAATAGGAGAACTAGCACTTACCACAGAGACTCTAGATGCTCAGTTGAGAGAAATAAATCGGCTACTACTGTCTTTGCCTGCTCCCACCAAAAAGTGA